From Neodiprion pinetum isolate iyNeoPine1 chromosome 7, iyNeoPine1.2, whole genome shotgun sequence, a single genomic window includes:
- the LOC124223173 gene encoding pro-resilin — MINLVQIALLGFAATLVAGDLPPGSNRYLPPDPTKGYNYNKPSPQFPTVTRPTPSFPVTTRPTTSFPSVTPTRPSIPSFPPGPRPTPFPVNPVRPTPGLPDYNGQPTGNNGNTLTPNQEHHDHGDHHHHHHEPGMPFDFNYAVKDDSYGNDYSHNAISDGDVVRGEYRVQLPDGRLQIVQYTADWQHGFNAQVSYEGTPRYDVPRPSGTFNGY; from the exons ATGATCAACCTCGTACAG ATCGCTCTGCTCGGCTTCGCGGCAACTCTGGTCGCCGGTGACCTGCCCCCAGGAAGTAACAGATATCTGCCCCCCGATCCAACCAAGGGCTACAACTACAACAAGCCGTCGCCCCAGTTTCCGACTGTGACAAGACCCACCCCCTCATTTCCGGTCACCACTCGACCAACCACGAGCTTTCCGTCGGTGACCCCAACCAGGCCCAGCATCCCGAGTTTCCCGCCTGGGCCCAGGCCCACTCCGTTCCCGGTGAACCCGGTCAGGCCCACGCCGGGACTGCCGGACTATAATGGACAGCCCACGGGGAACAATGGAAACACATTGACGCCGAAT CAAGAGCACCACGACCATGGTGACCACCATCATCACCATCACGAGCCAGGAATGCCGTTCGACTTCAACTACGCCGTAAAAGACGATTCCTACGGTAACGACTACTCCCACAACGCGATAAGCGACGGTGACGTTGTGCGTGGAGAATATCGCGTCCAGCTACCCGACGGACGTCTGCAAATTGTTCAATACACCGCCGACTGGCAGCACGGCTTCAACGCCCAGGTCAGCTACGAAGGAACTCCGAGGTACGACGTCCCCCGGCCCAGCGGTACCTTCAACGGCTACTAG